In Mesoaciditoga lauensis cd-1655R = DSM 25116, a single genomic region encodes these proteins:
- the gatB gene encoding Asp-tRNA(Asn)/Glu-tRNA(Gln) amidotransferase subunit GatB — translation MKSVIGLEIHTQLSTKTKAFCSCKNEVDAEPNTNICPVCTGQPGALPVLNDEVVEYAIRAAAALNCEIHEVSSFDRKNYFYPDLPKGYQITQYFHPIATNGHIALDNGKKIRIRRIHIEEDAGKMFHSSETITQATSSLVDLNRCGIPLIEIVTEPDMEKPEEAREFMEKLRDILRTIGVSTGNMEEGALRCDANVSVNDGERSSSRVEVKNINSFKFVQKALEYEIKRITKAMEAGENVPQETRGWDSSTKSTVSMRSKEAENDYRYFPEPDLPVLVVSKERIERIRKSLPELPDEKAKRYEEELGVKKANAKILAKEISLSNYFEELVKAGVSAKDASNWIVNEVLGLFNADGLEFNDERVPIEHLKKIIEYTNTSKISRLAAKEVLAEVYKSGKSPDEIVKEKNLLQVSNEDELVSVVKEVIAENPETVQKYKNGKTSVVGFFVGGVMKKTKGKADPKVVGKLVKQLLDGES, via the coding sequence AGCCTTTTGTTCTTGTAAAAACGAGGTGGACGCAGAGCCTAACACCAATATATGCCCAGTTTGTACTGGACAACCCGGGGCGTTACCGGTTTTAAACGATGAAGTGGTGGAATACGCCATTCGCGCCGCTGCCGCCTTGAATTGCGAAATACATGAAGTATCCAGTTTTGACAGGAAAAACTACTTCTACCCAGATCTTCCAAAGGGTTACCAAATAACACAATATTTCCATCCTATAGCCACGAATGGACATATCGCATTGGATAACGGCAAGAAGATAAGGATAAGAAGAATACATATAGAAGAAGATGCTGGAAAGATGTTCCACTCTTCTGAAACCATAACGCAAGCTACATCAAGTCTTGTTGATTTGAACAGATGCGGAATTCCTTTGATAGAAATAGTCACAGAACCAGACATGGAAAAACCAGAAGAAGCAAGGGAATTCATGGAAAAACTGAGAGACATACTTCGGACAATAGGGGTAAGCACCGGAAATATGGAAGAAGGGGCTCTCAGATGTGATGCGAACGTTTCCGTTAACGACGGAGAACGTTCAAGTTCAAGAGTAGAAGTGAAAAACATAAACTCTTTTAAATTCGTTCAAAAAGCTTTGGAGTATGAGATAAAAAGAATAACAAAGGCAATGGAAGCCGGAGAAAACGTTCCGCAAGAAACGCGCGGATGGGATTCATCAACAAAATCAACCGTTTCCATGAGATCTAAAGAAGCGGAAAACGATTACAGATACTTCCCAGAACCAGATTTGCCCGTTTTGGTTGTATCCAAAGAAAGAATAGAGAGAATAAGAAAAAGTCTGCCTGAACTTCCAGATGAAAAAGCCAAGAGATATGAGGAAGAACTGGGTGTAAAAAAAGCCAACGCCAAGATTCTTGCCAAAGAGATCTCTTTATCAAATTACTTTGAAGAATTGGTGAAAGCTGGCGTAAGTGCAAAAGACGCTTCCAATTGGATCGTAAATGAAGTTTTGGGCCTTTTCAACGCTGATGGATTGGAATTCAACGATGAAAGAGTTCCTATAGAACATTTGAAGAAGATCATCGAATATACCAACACGTCAAAGATTTCAAGATTAGCTGCAAAAGAGGTTCTAGCAGAAGTTTACAAGAGCGGAAAATCACCTGATGAAATCGTAAAAGAAAAAAATTTGCTCCAAGTTTCAAATGAAGATGAACTCGTATCCGTTGTAAAAGAAGTCATAGCGGAGAATCCCGAAACCGTTCAAAAATATAAAAACGGTAAAACATCCGTTGTGGGCTTTTTTGTGGGAGGCGTGATGAAAAAAACAAAGGGAAAAGCCGATCCCAAAGTTGTTGGAAAGCTTGTAAAACAATTGTTGGATGGTGAATCTTGA